The Macaca mulatta isolate MMU2019108-1 chromosome 19, T2T-MMU8v2.0, whole genome shotgun sequence sequence gaatgtCATGGTTGGGGAAGAGGACATGATCCCCAACCCACTCCCTCCATCCGAGCCTTACCCGAGGATGTCTGTGTGAAGGGGGAAGCCACTGGGCAGCGCTCGGGGTCCCAGCGGCAGACAGGCCCGCAACGGGTCCAGCAGTGGCTGCCAGCAGCGCTCCAGAAGCTGCAGGGGGCGTGGTCATTATGGGAAGGCGGGGCCGGCGGGGGAGTGCACGATAGGGGCGTGGTCAATCGGGAGGGGCGGGGCCTACGAGAACAGTGGAGGGCGGAGGGCAGAAGGGACAAGGGAAGGGGCGAGGCCTGGAAGGACGGAGGACGCGCGGGGGTGGCCGATCTTGCGGGGAAGGTGAATGACTGGAGCGCAGTCCAGAAGGGGCGGGGCTGGGGAAAGAAGCCGCTGGCAGGGCAGGGTGGTTGGAAAGGGCCTTGCAGGTACAGGGTGTCCTAAGGGGGAAAGCGGGACGTGGCGCAGGTTCACCTGTGGATACAACTGGCTGAGGGGTGGGCTTGGCCCGCAGAGTAGACACAGCTCCAGGCTCGGCAGCAGTGTCAGGGTCAGGAGCCGGTGTGGGACCTGAAGCAGGGCACAGGCTGGGGCTGACCGCGGCCCGGCCCCTTTCCATCGCAGATCCCGCTTCCTAGCGACTCGGCCCCCAGGTCACATCCCTCTGCCCCGTCCGCCCCACCCACTCACCGTGGGGCTCCCGTGCGGCAGGTACACCGGGTAGTCGCGAGCGGTCTGCGGCGGCAGGGACCCCACCAGCCAGGGGAGCAGCACGGCCTCGGGCGTCCCCAGCCGCCACCAACCTTCCGTTGCTGCCACCACCCGGCCCGACACCACCAGACTGACGAATGCCGTGCCCGTGGCCTCCGCGAACCCGGAGAGGGCTTCCTGGGTaagggaggcaggagaactggGAGTCGCAGACAGGCGTAGGGGTTGGCAGCGACTTCCCCGGTGGGCAGGGAATGGGGAGTAAACCCACAGCCAGCCCCAAGCTCGTGGAGTGGCCATGCTCCTGCGTctcaccctctctgagcctgagttCCCTCACCTTCATACGAAgtcacatccccaactcacactGTGAAGTCTGATTACACACCTAGCCTGAGTGTGCAAACTGAAGCTAATGATGTAACCACAGCAGCTACTGTTCATCAAGGCCTGTTACATGCTGAGTAGGCACCATCAGCAATGTAGAGAAGCCAAGTCACCTGCTGAGAGTCACACTGCTGGGAGGCGCCCACACCAGGCAAGTCAGCAAGAGCAGTATTTAAGTAGGGGTAGCTAGAGATCTGAGAGACAGGAGGAAGAGCAGGTACCAAGGTTGGAAAGTCGTTGGGATCTCTGGGGTCTGTGAGGCAGCAGGATGGAGGTAGATTGTGGATTTAGCAACAGGTTAGGGGGTGCCACGTGCCACAGGCCTTCAAACACCAGGCTGAGGGGCTGGGACCTTGTCctgggggaggtggaggctgcgggaGGGCTGTGAGCAGGAAAGGGGCAGGGCCAGCTCTGGATATAGGAGGATTCTTCTGGTGgtcgggtgtgatggctcacacctgtcatccgagcagtatgggaggctgaggggggaggactgcttgagcccaggagtttgagaccagcctgggcaacttagtggaCACTCATCCCCAACCCCagtccatctcttaaaaaaattagctgaatgtggtgacacgtgcctatagtgtcagctactgcggaggctgagatgagaggatcacttgaatccaggagttcaaggctgcagtgagctatgactgagccactgcgctctagcctgaatgacagagcgagaccctgtctcagaaaagaaagaaagatggcccaggtgcagtggctcacgcctgtcatcccagcactgtgggaggccaaggcaggtgtcagaagtttgagaccagcttggccaacatggcaaaaccccatgtctactaaaaatacaataaattagctgggcgtagtggcgggtgcctgtaatcccagctactccggaagctgaggcagaagaattgcttgaacccaggaggcagaggctgcagtgagctgagatcgtgccactgcactccagcctgggcaacaagagtaaaactatgtctcaaaaaaaaagagaaaggaaagaaaagagaaaagaaaaacaatacaaagaaaaaagattcttCTGGGACCAGGTGGGGATAGGACTGGAAACTGAGAGGATAGGAGAAGGTTGGGACAATGGTCCAGAAGAAAGAGGATGAGGACTGAGCCAGGGCCAGCGGAACACGTATTTCCATAGCATCCGCAGTACCTGCAAGAGGGACCCCTCTGGAGGAATCACACAGTCCACACACTGGGTCAGGTCCCCGATGAGCTCCGAGTCCCCTAGGAAGCTGTCGATGAGGCAGTAGCTGGCCTAGGAGAATGAGAAAGGGACCAGCCTAGCATTCAGGTGGACCCAGGGTCAGACAACCAAGAACCTGTGGGACCAGGCTGTCCCAGGGGCTGCTGGGAACTGTAGTTCCCAAATGGCAGTGCCCAGGTATCCTAACTTCCCACCCTCATGCCCTGCAACCTCACCCTCAAGTCCTTCTTCAGTCTCTCCACATTGCGGATATTGGTCAGTTCTTCAAGTCCCACAAGAAGGACCTAGGAGAACCATATAGGAGAGAATGGGCCCTGGGCAACTAGTTCTaagagaggaggggctgggacttgaactcctgggtctgAAGGAAGAGGAGGCTAGGACTCCCACTTCTGGGTCTGGGGACTGGGGGGTCAAGATTCCTGGGTTCTGGctgggccggacgtggtggctcatgcctgtaattccagcacttttggaggccaacgtgggtggatcacttgaggtcaggagtttgagaacagcctggccaacacagtgaaaccctgtctctacaaaaaatacaaaaattagttgggcatggtggcgcgtgcctgtaatcccagctacttgggaagctgaggcacgagaattgcttgaacctgggaggcggaagttgcagtgagccaagatcacgccgttgcactccagcctgggcaacagagcgagactctgtctcaaaaaaaaaaaaagaaaagaaaaagaaaaagattcctgGGTTCTGAGGGAGGAAGTGTTGGTGGTCTGGACTCCTAGGTCTGAGGGAGAAGGATGCTGAGATCTCAGATGCTGGTTTGGGGAGAAAAGAGGACTGGTGAGTCTCACCATGGCTCCAAACACCATTTGGAGTAgtctctccagcctcagctcagaGATGCCCTCCTCAGATGACAGAACAATGAGGGTGATGCTGTGGAATGGAAGTGAGAAGAATGAGTCAAGGCCTTGGGAATCAGGAAGGGGTATGCTGGAGTCCGCCCATCGATTCCAGAACACCAGATACATCCTCCCTCAGCCCAACCTTCCTTTCTTATAGAAAACATCAGGGATCAAAGAGGGTAACTGGCTTGCTAAAGATCCCACAGCCAAATTAACAGCTGGTTTTAGAGAGCTGGAAGGCCTCCGAGGTCATCTTCAACAGGGACTATCACCCAGGCCCTGTCCCTGTCCCACGTTCCCTCCTGGGGACCTGTCATGGAAGCTTTTCCACACCACAGTCGTGTTTTCAGTCTTCGCAGAGCTCAGCTGCACCTCCAGATTCTGCCCAAACATATGGACTCCATTGAGGGAACCGATGACAGAGAACGGGAGCTAAGGAGGGGTTAGGGACATCAGACAGGAGCACCACCCCATCCCCTCCTCCTTAGGACCTAAGCGTGCCAGCTCCCAGCCCCATCCTCTTTCCATATACCCTGGCAGTGCCTCTTTGGGGAATCAGGCTTATTGGTGCATTGCCTCCTCGGTCCTACAAACTCAACACTGAAACCTCCCCAGCCCCTACTGCCTTGAAGACCCAGAGTCAAAACACCGAACCCCCTTCGGTTTAGATACAGGTGTCCAAGGCCCCACCTGCTGACGGGCGGGGGCGCCGCCGCGACTGCTCCTGCAGAACAGGGGAACCCCGCTGGACGCCGCGAGGCACAGCAGATGAACGGTGCCACCCGTCCCCTCCTCCCCCATTTAGGACTCCCACCGCGGTCCCTCACGTGGGGACTGTCAGTGCCGGTCTTGGAGCATGCCGGTAATCACAGTAACGGCCTGTGGTCCGGAGCCGCCAGAGGGCGAGATGGGGAGCTGATTGGAAGAGGATTAATTTCCCGCCTTCTTCACCCAACTCAAACAGACCCTTAAACCCCATTCAGGCACCTCCCCCAAGCCCATTAGGTTCTCTTCCGCCCCGGCCGGAAGTCATGGTACCCCTAACAAAGATGGCGGCTAATTGAATTGGCAAACCTTTCTTGTTTCTCGGAGGAGGTAAGGAGAACCCAGAGGCCGGATTGAAGATGATGACTGCGCCAAGGCCTTGCCTAGCCACCATCCTGTAGGCTTTGATGATTTACACTCTAAACGGGAAAAACAGTTGTGCCCCGATCAAAGATTGCGACGGTCCCAAAGCGTTGCCTAGCAACCACATTCCCTCTAGGTTATAGTAGTAAACAACGTGCCCTACTCAAAGGCGGCGACCGTGGCTGGGTGTTGCCAAGCAACCACCATTCAGCCAGATTTCCATTCCAAAGCTGTAAACAGCTGTGCCCTGCTCAAAGATGGTGGCACGTCGAAGTCCGAGCACCTCCTTGGGGCGAAATCGAGAAAAACACCGTCTCCCCCCAACATTCGAGGGTGGTTGAGTCCAGCGATCGTTGCCTAgtaaccaccaaaaaaaaaaaaggttgtttttattattggaaaaaagaaaacaaggaaatccTTTGTCGtccagaataataaaaataacatcattTCTGTAATGAATTTATACATGGTAGCATACtatgtaaaatgtgaaaatatcccttccctaattttttcttttttttttttttttttttttgagacggagtctcgctctgtcacccaggctggagtgcagtggccggatctcagctcactgcaagctccgcctcccgggtttacgccattctccggcctcagcctcccgagtagctgggactacaggcgcccgccacctcgcccggctagttttttgtatttcttaatagagacggggtttcaccgtgttagccaggatggtctcgatctcctgacctcgtgatctgcccgcctcggcctcccaaagtgctgggattacaggcgtgagccacggcatccGGTCCGGGTCAGGTTTCTTTCTATTAAAGTAAATATAAagtggcagggcacagtggctaacacctgggattgcttcagcccaggagtttgagacatgccagggcaacatagtgagaccccatctctacaaaaaatttaaaaattaggccgggcgcggtgactcatgcctgtaatcccagcactttgggaggccgaggccggcggatcacgaggtcaggagatcgagaccatcctggctaacacggtgaaacgccatctctactaaaaatacaaaaacaaaaaacaagccaggcgtggtggtgggcgcctgtagtcccacgtacacgggaggctgaggcaggagaatggcgtgaacccgggaggcggagcttgcagtgagccgagattgcgccactgcactccagcctgggagatagagcgatacaacgtctcaaaaaaaaaaaaaaaaaaaaattaaaaattagctgggagtggtggtgcgcggctgtggtcccagctgctctacAGGCAGAAGAGTGGCTCCAGTGCGAGCActagaggctgccgtgagccaagattgggccactgcactccaacctgcacaACAgaaagagaccttgtctcaaaaaataaaaattaaaattaaaaagataatagtaatgcagtgtttctatttttctatattattcaTCAATAAGATTTGTGTAGCACATTTCTGTCAACAAACACGTTAGATTATTCCAGTTGGTAGTGTATTTTTCAACTTGGTTTATGCAGTCTTTtgggaaaaattaataaagactACGTTTTCTGACTTTGCTGTAGTGCTAAGAAACTCAATGGCAgtcattaagatttttttccttcagatagTTTTCGAGTTTCATTTGTCGCACTTACATTTTTAATCTACCTGGAATGTATTTATGTTCTAGGCCAGTTTCTGGCTCCTCTCCCGGAAAACAACGCTCAGGTGTTGCTAAGCAACCCACACTTGGGTTGGTATTCGGCTTCTTTTCAGGGGGAAAACAACTGCCCTCCCTTCCAAGTTGAGGACGACCTTAAAGCGTTGCCTAGTAACCTCGTTTCCGCCGATGTGATTGGATCCTTCTCGCCTCCCTCCCCCAGTCCGCCCGCCCAAAAGAACAGAATCAGAAACTTAATCTAACGGTTAGAAAACAAGGGCAGAGGTCCCGGCGCTgtggctcaggactgtaatcttagcactttgggaatccaaggcgggcgaatcacttgaggtcaggagttcgagaacagcctggcccacatggtgaaaccctttctctactaaaaatacaaaaattagcggagcctggtggcgggcacctgtaatcccagctactcggaaggctgaggcaggagaatcgcttgaacccgggaggcggaggttgtagtgagccgagatcgcgccactgcacttcagcctgggcgacagggcgagactccccTTTcgaaaacaaaggaaacaaaacacaaaaacgaAAACAAGGGCAGCGTACGCGTTGCATAGCAACCAGGTCTCCCGCCCCTCCCTTTGAGACAAGAGGCGGACCCAGACGCCCCGCTCAAAGATGGCGGCTGACTGAGCCGCTTTCAATTTATTTCGCTCTTGAGAATCCTGACAAGAATTCCGTCGAACCCATCAGGCCCCTAAAAGGGCTAACTATGCCCTTTCTGAGTTTTCCACGCGGTGGAGGCGAAGGAGGATGGAGCTAGAACGAAGCCTCAGCGCGTGCCCCGCACAAACATGGCCGCATTCCCAGCGTCCCTAAACCGCCCGGCGCGGGTGCGCGCGCAGCGCAGGCGCATTTCCGCTCATTCCGCGGTGTCGGCTGCGGCGGCTGTGGCGGTGGCGGCTACCGCACGGGGTATGGTCCCCGGGTCCGAGGGCCCGGCCCGCGCCGGGGGCCTGGTGGCCGACGTGGTGTTTGTGATTGAGGGTACGGCCAACCTGGGACCCTACTTCGAGGGACTCCGCAAGCACTACCTGCTGCCGGCCATCGAGTGAGTGCCGTTTCCGCGGCTCTAATCCCGCCCTCCCATTTCAGTTTCCACAGCTTCTTGCCTGACTCCGACCTTTCACCTCCGACCCTCACAGGTATTTTAATGGTGGTCCTCCTGCTGAGACGGACTTCGGGGGAGACGTGAGTCTtgggactcctgggtctgagggaggaggggctgggggcctggactcctgggtctgagggaggaggagttcggggtctggactcctgggtctgagggaggaggagttCGGGGTCTGGACtactgggtctgagggaggaggagttcggggtctggactcctgggtctgagggaggaggagttcggggtctggactcctgggtctgagggaggaggagttCGGGGTCTGGACtactgggtctgagggaggaggagttcggggtctggactcctgggtctgagggaggaggagttCGGGGTCTGGACtactgggtctgagggaggaggggttcggggtctggactcctgggtctgagggaggaggggctgggggcctggactcctgggtctgagggaggaggggactgggggtctggactcctgggtctgagggaggaggggctgggggcctggactcctgggtctgagggaggaggagttCGGGGTCTGGACtactgggtctgagggaggaggggttcggggtctggactcctgggtctgagggaggaggggctgggggcctggactcctgggtctgagggaggaggggctgggggcctggactcctgggtctgagggaggaggggttcggggtctggactcctgggtctgagggaggaggggctgggggcctggactcctgggtctgagggaggaggggttcggggtctggactcctgggtctgagggaggaggaggggcctggactcctgggtctgagggaggaggaggggtctGGACtactgggtctgagggaggaggggttcggggtctggactcctgggtctgagggaggaggaggggcctggactcctgggtctgagggaggaggagttcggggtctggactcctgggtctgagggaggagggacaggggtctggactcctgggtctgagggaggaggggatggggCTGAGATTCCTGGGTCTGAGGAAGGAGGAAGTTGAGGAGTTCCTGGTTCTGGAGGAACAGGAAGCTGGGAGCCCTGATTCCTTCTCTGAGGGAAAAGAGAATGGAGATCCCAGATTAAAAGTttttctgggccgggcgtggtggctcaagcctgtaatcccagcactttgggaggccgagacgggcggatcacgaggtcgggagatcgagaccatcctggctaacacggtgaaaccccgtctctactaaaaaatacaaaaaactagccgggcgaggtggtgggcgcctgtggtcccagctactcgggaggctgaggcaggagaatggcgtgaacccgggaggcggagcttgcagtgagctgagatccggccactgcgctccagcctgggcggcagagcgagactccgtctcaaaaaaaaaaaataaaaaataaaaaaaaagtttttctgttCTCCCCTCCCAGTATGGAGGGACCCAGTACAGCCTCGTGGTGTTCAACACAGTGGACTGCGCTCCCGAGTCCTATGTACAATGTCACGCTCCCACCAGCAGCGCCTATGAGTTTGTCACCTGGCTCGATGGCATTAAGTGAGCTTTTCCCCCACTTAGGGTGGGTTGGGGTTCCTGTGAGGGGCCGTGAATGAGGGATGGCTTGGGTTTGAGCTGCAGGAAACATCTCATACATGAAGCGATTTAAAGGACTTTGAAGGTGATTGTGTTTTTGTCAGAAGTCACTTTTGTGGCTTCTGTGTGCTCAGCAATGTTGCCAACCAGTTTAGAAGTAGGAAAAACTTCCCATTCAGGGAGGCCTGGCTGAGCTCCAGCAGCCACCTTGTACTTCCTGTGTGATTGTCCCCTTTATgtcctctctttttctatttaccCCGTTCTCCTTTTCCAGATGCGTACATTGTAGTCTCAATGCAGGGGGATGGGTCAGAGCCAGGATAGATCCCTCTGTGGCTTGaatcagacctttttttttttttctttgaaacagagtcttgctctgtctcccaggctggagtacagtggcagagtcttggctcactgcaacctgcacctcccgggttcaagcgattctgcctcagcctcctgagtagctgggattacaggcacacgccactacacccagctaattttttttttttttttttagtagagacggggtttcgctatgttgaccaggctggtctcgaactcctgacctcacgtgatctgcctgcctcagcctcccaaagtgctgggattacgggggtgAGCCACTGTTTCAGGATTGAGGAGGACGGGAGAGAGTCTTCCGCTTAAAGCAAGAGAATCTTTCATTGAGTGCACTCAGGCCCAAGCAGACTCACGTCCAAAGACGGCCTAGAACAAAGACAGCACTTGACTTTTATACACACTTCACAAAAGGGGGTGGGCTAGCTTGAAGCAAACTTACAGTGGCGTGAAAGCAGGGATACAGAGGCAGGACAAAGACAGTTAATCAAATTGTTGTAACAGGTTTATAACTCAGGATTACACATAACCGTTGCTATGCAACCCAGATGTCCGTTATCTAGGTTTGCCTAGACACGGGCTTATCCCATAACcttcactatggtgcccaggcagCTCAGGCTTCTCATGACCTTCACTGTACTTCTTAGATAAAAGAGAATACTTGAAGTCATTAGTTACAGAGAACAGAAATCTATAAACTCATtccataaaacaaaggaaaatttgttttttcttctccctatGTTGAGGGAGTGCTGGGAGAGTCTCCAAGAGCACATTAGATAATATTATCAAAACTTTTCCTGGGTCTGGGCTGTGTCTGTTGCTGCCTCTCAGGCAAGTCAGCCTAATACAGtaaaacttatttctctttgtttttaattttatttttctttaatttcctgccTTAACACCACACCTGGCGCTGGATCAGATTTTGATAGTTGACATTGTAGACTCTGGAGTCAGGCAGTCTGGGGTCAAATCCTGGCTCTTCCACCACAGAACTAACTCTCAGACCCAGGAGTTCATGTCCCCCCTGTGCCTAGTATCTCATCTCTGAACTGGGGATGTGGATAGTACTTGtattagtatttcattgtattattcttagGTGCATAACAGATTACCACCAAACTAACGGCTTCATACTGCAAACATTTATCTAATgcagtttctgtgagtcagggACACAGGAGTGGCTTAGCTGGATGATTCGACTGAGGGTCTCACAAGGCAAGAGTCAAGAGGTCGGCAGGATTGCAGCCATCCAGGGGGTTTGACTGGCGGTGGGGAATCGGCTCCCAAGGTGGTGAGTCTGTGGCTGTTAGCCGCAAGACCTCTCCACGGGGCTGCTTAACTGTCTGACATGGCAACTGGCATTCCTCAGATTGAATGACCCAATAGAGACAGCAAAGAGGAAGCCCCAGGCCTCTTTTTGAGgaaggatttcactctgtcacccaggctggagtgcagtggctcagtcatggctcactgcagcctcgacctcctgggctcaagctcaagtgatcctcccacctcagcttcccaagtagctggagtagCAGGGACTGTAGCCAaatgccagcacacctggctgatttgttaaaaatttttttgtaggtcgggcgtggtggctcatgcctgtaatcccagcactttgggaggctggggcaggtggatcacctgaggtcaggagttccagaccagcctgaccaacatagagaaaccccgtctctactgaaaatacaagcgctcctcctgccttgacctccttaAGTACtggagtgctgagattacaggccttagccgggcatggaggcgcatgcctgtaatcccagctactcaggaggctgaggtaggagaatagcttgaacccggg is a genomic window containing:
- the FUZ gene encoding protein fuzzy homolog isoform X5 produces the protein MFGQNLEVQLSSAKTENTTVVWKSFHDSITLIVLSSEEGISELRLERLLQMVFGAMVLLVGLEELTNIRNVERLKKDLRASYCLIDSFLGDSELIGDLTQCVDCVIPPEGSLLQEALSGFAEATGTAFVSLVVSGRVVAATEGWWRLGTPEAVLLPWLVGSLPPQTARDYPVYLPHGSPTVPHRLLTLTLLPSLELCLLCGPSPPLSQLYPQLLERCWQPLLDPLRACLPLGPRALPSGFPLHTDILGLLLLHLELKRCLFTVEPLGDKEPSPEQRRRLLRNFYTLVTSTHFPPEPGPPGKTEDEVYQAQLPRACYLVLGTEEPGKGVRLVALQLGVRRLLLLLSPQSPSHGLRSLATHTLHALTPLL
- the FUZ gene encoding protein fuzzy homolog isoform X4 — its product is MFGQNLEVQLSSAKTENTTVVWKSFHDSITLIVLSSEEGISELRLERLLQMVFGAMVLLVGLEELTNIRNVERLKKDLRASYCLIDSFLGDSELIGDLTQCVDCVIPPEGSLLQEALSGFAEATGTAFVSLVVSGRVVAATEGWWRLGTPEAVLLPWLVGSLPPQTARDYPVYLPHGSPTVPHRLLTLTLLPSLELCLLCGPSPPLSQLYPQLLERCWQPLLDPLRACLPLGPRALPSGFPLHTDILGLLLLHLELKRCLFTVEPLGDKAEPSPEQRRRLLRNFYTLVTSTHFPPEPGPPGKTEDEVYQAQLPRACYLVLGTEEPGKGVRLVALQLGVRRLLLLLSPQSPSHGLRSLATHTLHALTPLL
- the FUZ gene encoding protein fuzzy homolog isoform X1 translates to MGEEGTGGTVHLLCLAASSGVPLFCRSSRGGAPARQQLPFSVIGSLNGVHMFGQNLEVQLSSAKTENTTVVWKSFHDSITLIVLSSEEGISELRLERLLQMVFGAMVLLVGLEELTNIRNVERLKKDLRASYCLIDSFLGDSELIGDLTQCVDCVIPPEGSLLQEALSGFAEATGTAFVSLVVSGRVVAATEGWWRLGTPEAVLLPWLVGSLPPQTARDYPVYLPHGSPTVPHRLLTLTLLPSLELCLLCGPSPPLSQLYPQLLERCWQPLLDPLRACLPLGPRALPSGFPLHTDILGLLLLHLELKRCLFTVEPLGDKAEPSPEQRRRLLRNFYTLVTSTHFPPEPGPPGKTEDEVYQAQLPRACYLVLGTEEPGKGVRLVALQLGVRRLLLLLSPQSPSHGLRSLATHTLHALTPLL
- the FUZ gene encoding protein fuzzy homolog isoform X2 — encoded protein: MGEEGTGGTVHLLCLAASSGVPLFCRSSRGGAPARQQLPFSVIGSLNGVHMFGQNLEVQLSSAKTENTTVVWKSFHDSITLIVLSSEEGISELRLERLLQMVFGAMVLLVGLEELTNIRNVERLKKDLRASYCLIDSFLGDSELIGDLTQCVDCVIPPEGSLLQEALSGFAEATGTAFVSLVVSGRVVAATEGWWRLGTPEAVLLPWLVGSLPPQTARDYPVYLPHGSPTVPHRLLTLTLLPSLELCLLCGPSPPLSQLYPQLLERCWQPLLDPLRACLPLGPRALPSGFPLHTDILGLLLLHLELKRCLFTVEPLGDKEPSPEQRRRLLRNFYTLVTSTHFPPEPGPPGKTEDEVYQAQLPRACYLVLGTEEPGKGVRLVALQLGVRRLLLLLSPQSPSHGLRSLATHTLHALTPLL
- the FUZ gene encoding protein fuzzy homolog isoform X3, which translates into the protein MGEEGTGGTVHLLCLAASSGVPLFCRSSRGGAPARQQLPFSVIGSLNGVHMFGQNLEVQLSSAKTENTTVVLLVGLEELTNIRNVERLKKDLRASYCLIDSFLGDSELIGDLTQCVDCVIPPEGSLLQEALSGFAEATGTAFVSLVVSGRVVAATEGWWRLGTPEAVLLPWLVGSLPPQTARDYPVYLPHGSPTVPHRLLTLTLLPSLELCLLCGPSPPLSQLYPQLLERCWQPLLDPLRACLPLGPRALPSGFPLHTDILGLLLLHLELKRCLFTVEPLGDKEPSPEQRRRLLRNFYTLVTSTHFPPEPGPPGKTEDEVYQAQLPRACYLVLGTEEPGKGVRLVALQLGVRRLLLLLSPQSPSHGLRSLATHTLHALTPLL